A genomic stretch from Alloyangia pacifica includes:
- the betA gene encoding choline dehydrogenase, which translates to MQADYVIVGAGSAGCAIAYRLAEAGKKVIVVEFGGTDAGPFIQMPGALSYPMNMKRYDWGFESEPEPHLGGRRLATPRGKVLGGSSSINGMVYVRGHARDFDTWEEMGAQGWAYADVLPYYKRMESWHEGGHGGDPDWRGTSGPLHVSRGKRDNPLTRAFVEAGVQAGYEATHDYNGEKQEGFGPFDATIHKGERWSAYKAYLKPAIATGNVEVVRGLARKVVIENGRATGLEIERKGKVEVITAGKEVILAASSINSPKLLMHSGIGPAEHLREHGIEVVADRPGVGQNLQDHLELYIQQAATQPVSLFKYWNLFGKAYVGAQWLFTRKGPGASNQFESCAFVRSKPGVEYPDIQYHFLPIAVRYDGKAAAEGHGFQAHVGPMRSKSRGAVTLKSADPKHAPSIFFNYMSHEDDWVDFRTCIRLTREIFGQEAFAPYRGHEIQPGDAVQTDEELNDFIRAHAESAYHPCGTCRMGAASDPMAVVDPECRVIGVEGLRVADSSIFPQITNGNLNAPSIMTGEKASDHILGKHPLPRDNAQPWVHPEWRTAQR; encoded by the coding sequence ATGCAGGCGGACTACGTCATCGTCGGCGCGGGCTCGGCAGGCTGCGCCATCGCCTACCGGCTCGCCGAGGCAGGCAAAAAGGTCATCGTGGTGGAATTCGGCGGCACGGACGCGGGCCCCTTCATCCAGATGCCCGGCGCGCTCTCTTACCCGATGAACATGAAGCGCTACGACTGGGGCTTCGAGTCCGAGCCCGAACCGCATCTTGGCGGGCGCCGCCTTGCGACGCCGCGCGGCAAGGTGCTGGGCGGCTCGTCCTCGATCAACGGCATGGTCTACGTGCGCGGCCACGCGCGGGACTTCGACACTTGGGAAGAGATGGGCGCGCAGGGCTGGGCCTATGCCGACGTGCTGCCCTACTACAAGCGCATGGAGAGCTGGCACGAGGGCGGTCACGGCGGTGATCCGGACTGGCGCGGCACCTCGGGCCCGCTGCACGTCTCGCGCGGCAAGCGCGATAACCCGCTCACCCGCGCCTTCGTCGAGGCTGGGGTACAGGCGGGCTACGAGGCGACCCATGACTACAACGGCGAGAAGCAGGAGGGCTTCGGCCCCTTCGACGCGACCATCCACAAGGGCGAGCGCTGGTCGGCCTACAAGGCCTACCTCAAGCCCGCCATCGCCACCGGCAATGTCGAAGTGGTGCGCGGGCTCGCACGCAAGGTCGTGATCGAGAACGGCCGCGCCACCGGCCTCGAGATCGAGCGCAAGGGCAAGGTCGAGGTGATCACGGCCGGCAAGGAAGTGATCCTCGCGGCCTCCTCGATCAACTCGCCGAAGCTGCTGATGCACTCGGGGATCGGCCCGGCCGAGCACCTCAGGGAACACGGCATCGAGGTCGTCGCCGACCGTCCCGGCGTCGGGCAGAACCTTCAGGACCACCTCGAGCTCTACATCCAGCAGGCGGCGACGCAGCCGGTGTCGCTGTTCAAGTACTGGAACCTCTTCGGCAAGGCTTATGTCGGCGCGCAATGGCTCTTCACCCGCAAGGGCCCGGGCGCCTCGAACCAGTTCGAGAGCTGCGCCTTCGTGCGCTCGAAGCCGGGCGTGGAATACCCCGACATCCAATACCACTTCCTGCCCATCGCCGTGCGCTACGACGGCAAGGCGGCCGCCGAAGGCCACGGCTTTCAGGCCCACGTCGGCCCGATGCGCTCCAAGTCGCGGGGCGCGGTGACGCTGAAGTCCGCCGACCCCAAGCACGCCCCCAGCATCTTCTTCAACTACATGTCGCATGAGGATGACTGGGTCGATTTCCGCACCTGCATCCGCCTCACCCGCGAGATCTTCGGCCAGGAGGCCTTTGCCCCCTACCGTGGCCACGAGATCCAGCCCGGAGACGCCGTGCAGACGGACGAGGAGCTGAACGATTTCATCCGCGCGCATGCCGAAAGCGCCTACCACCCCTGCGGCACCTGCCGGATGGGGGCGGCCTCCGATCCGATGGCCGTGGTCGATCCCGAGTGCCGGGTGATCGGCGTCGAGGGGCTGCGCGTTGCCGACAGTTCGATCTTCCCGCAGATCACCAACGGCAACCTCAACGCGCCCTCGATCATGACCGGAGAGAAGGCCTCGGATCACATCCTCGGCAAGCACCCTCTGCCCCGCGACAACGCCCAGCCGTGGGTACATCCGGAGTGGAGAACGGCACAGCGCTGA